From Ciconia boyciana chromosome 18, ASM3463844v1, whole genome shotgun sequence:
ACACGCTGGCACGGCCAGGTGACAGCAGCTTGCCGGCCAGCTGCCCTCAGCGCGGCCGCTGTCACCTCGTTTTACGACacgctccttcctttcttcctgcacctcctgctctgctctagCTGACCAAATGCCTGGCAGACACAGCGAGTGCTGGCCTGGGGATGCTGCTTCCCACCAGCCCCCGCCGTTTGCTCCCCGCAGGCCAAACGGGCGCAGGGAGGGCCCCTCCGGCGCCGTTCGGGGTTGATGCActattttcagtacttttttgCCTACTTTCCTGCCTACCCGCGGTGCCCGCACCTCCCAGCGCTCGCACACCGGGAATCTGGTCATCGCCTGGGCAGCGGGTCCGACCCCGGATAAAGCCCCGCATGACTGCATTGACTCACGCCAGGGCCGGCGGGAcctggccggggctggggctctcCCCCCAAAGTCAGTCCCACCCGTGGATCCCCGAAACCTCGTGCAAACCCCGCTCCGCTGCGTGGCTCCAGAGGGGCCGGGTCCTGCGGGGCTGAATCCCCCCGTCCCTGCCTGTCACCTGTCCCCTCTGCTCACGCGGAGATACACCTGCAGCAAAACGCCGTCGCCCCAAGATCTGAGGGTGTCCGCAGGAACCCCACCGCGCCTTGCTGacccccgcccccgcgggcTTCGGGGCCTGCGGCTCCCGGCTGGGGGTGAGGCGGGGGTCGCCGGGGTCCCGGAGGCGCGGGGGGTGCTTGGGGACGGGCACGGCCCGGTTCCAGCACAGCGCTGCGGGGCAacgcgggcggcggggccggtgcAGCCGCctggctcggctcggctcggctcggctcggctcggctcggctcggctcggctcggctcggcggtGGTGCCCCCTGCCTGCGGCCACCGCGCCGAGCCGTGATAGCCCGAGGCGGGCCGAGCCGAGCGAAGCCccgagccgagcccagccgagcccagccgagcgGGCCGAGCCGGGAGCGCCCCCCATCGCCCCCATCGCCCCCATCGCCCTCGTCGCCCCCCATCGCCCTCGTCGCCCCCCATCGCCCTCATCGCTCCATCGCCCTCATCGCCCCCCATCGCCCTCATCGCTCCATCGCCCCCATCGCCCCCATCGCCCCCCCGCAGCTCacgggtgggggaggggcgccCCGGCTCGTCTCAGGGGGCGTGGCTTCCCGCCGCGTCCCcgccccctgccctccccaatGGGCGCGCGGTGGCGGCGCCCCGCCCCTCGGCGCCGCGTCACGGCCGTGCCATTGTTATGCAAATAAAAGGGTGGGTAAAaggcgcggcgcggggccggctcCGCTCCAGAGAGGcccgggcgcggcgcggagcggcggaCGGCAGCAGCgcggcgggggcccggggccgcTGCGGGGCGGTCGGccggcaccagcagcagcccggcagcagcagcagcagcagcagcagccgcccgcCACCGCATGCCCGGGCGGGCGGAGGCGTCGCCGTCCatgcggggcggcggggcgtGAGGCGGCGGCATGAGCCAGAGCGAGGTGTCGCCGtgcgcggcgccgccgcccaGCCAGCGCGTCTTCCAGGAGGCGGTGCGGCGCGGCAACACCAAGGAGCTGCAGTCCCTGCTGCAGAACATGACGAACTGCGAGTTCAACGTCAACTCCTTCGGGCCCGAGGGGCAGACGGCGCTGCACCAGTCCGTCATCGACGGCAACCTGGAGCTGGTCAAGCTCCTGGTCAAGTTCGGCGCCGACATCCGCCTGGCCAACCGGGACGGCTGGAGCGCCCTGCACATCGCCGCCTTCGGGGGCCACCAGGACATCGTCCTCTACCTGATCACCAAGGCCAAATACTCCGCCGGCGCCCGGTGATgccggggccgccgcctccccgctcccccggccgccAAAGCTGCTCCCACCCCCGCGTGGGGTTTATTTGGCGAAGATTTGGGGCCCCACGCAAAACACGCCACCGTTCGCCTGCTTTTaattgtggttgtttttttttttttctccttccaaggGTTGTTTTCCTACTGTAATAcgttttggtttgttttgttttttcctccatctaCCTCGGCTGCACTCACAGTATTCACGGTTTCAGTTTGACATCTGGTCAGATGCTTTAAaggcccccccgccccctccccgctaATATTTAAtcctccctccccgctcccctcgcTCCCCCCACCGAAGGTATTCTGGCTCAGAAACGAATTCATTTCAAGGCCCCgaccccgccgcccccgggcggCTCctcccgcggccccggggcgaTGCCCGGAGCGGTGCCCggcaggggccgggggctcccgcccgccgcccttCCCCGGCGAGGAAGAGCGGGAAAGCCTTCCTCCTCCGCTTGCGAGCTTCTCCCAGGGTTTCCCCAccgctgatttttttttttttttttttttccccgaggCGACTCCGTTGGAATACGCCAGACACGGTTTCCCACCCCCATcgctccttttctctcttcttttgcgTTGggttttctgctttggttttcttttttttgggtgTCCGAAGAAAGTCTGCGTCCTCACCCGCTCCTTGAATCCGTTTAGCACGCGTGAGATCCCAGGAAAAGACACTGAAtccttctggttttgtgtgtaAAGGGGGATTAGCAAATCctggactattttttttttctttaaaaaaaaaagtgaaataaactCTAGAGGCAGAGGATTTGCTTTTGCACAGAAAAGGGGCGCGAGCGCTCTCTGCTGCCTAGAGATGCCGGAAAACTACTGAAAATAGTttgggaactttttttttccttttggtgaaACTTGGATAACACTTCTCAATGCAGAACGATTCATTTGACGTATGTAGATTCACCCGtcttttatattatatatatgcctaaatatatatatttataaaagaaagggaggaagaagagaaagccaCCCGAAGTCGCATTTTGAAGTGACTGCACGTATAATcgcaaatgctgctttttattgcTATGGCACAAGAACATCCATTTGGAAAATGCGGAAAATTTCAGAAGTCTCCTTTCTCCCGCTGGTCTTTCAGCCCTCTTCTCTTCGTCTGCACTAAAACCATCCATATCACTGCCGTCTCCCCGctctttcctctcttgctccctGCATCCAAACCATtacgattaaaaaaaaaaagaaaatagttacCTGCTGGTTTATTTGGGTTGTGTCTTAACTATTTatcatgtatgtatatatttgtggGTGAAGATTGTGAGCCTGCTTTTGTTTGAAGCCGGTGGTGAGTGTTTCAAAAATATGGTTTGGGAAatatgcttttttgttgttgttctccTAGTCTTAAAACTAAACCAACTTGAGTCTGCCGTGATTATTTCCCATTGCACTGAATATTCTGCTTCGTCTCTGATGGTTTCACCTGCagtttgtttttggttttctgcaCGCCAACAATTtgagaagattttaaaaagctccaGATTtaaagaagaacaagaagaaaagccCTGTCGAAAGCGTCTACTGTTAATGCTGTAATTTGCAAGGAACTGCTTGGCCGAAGTCTTTCTGTGAGCATGGAAGGGGGTGTCCAGCACTTCCACTGGTGCTTCTGTGCGATAGTTACGGGGTGGGAACAAGACCTTTTCTAGCGAGGTTTTATCGTCGTTACCAGATggttgcacattttttttttttgactaaaTGGATTTGCCACAATGAAATGTCATAACATTTATGACATGATATTAAAAAGTGTATTGTAAAGCCAAGTTCtagatggatttttaaaaagaaatcttggtTATAAACCCAGTCTAAAGGGAGCTCTGTCCAGTGTTGTAAAGACAACATGATGTAacccatatttatatttttataaaatacctATTAAGACTGTGAATCTCCTGTATGAATTGCTGGGTGAGTTGTTTAAGAAAAGTATTGTTCCTTTCCAGCCTCCTGGAGCTTTAGACACGCTGAGATTTTGGGAAACTGTACGTCGGGGAAGGGGGTTTGCTCTGAAATTGTGAGTTGATGTATTTTTACATCCCtttgtattttactgaaaagcTGCTGCCCTTCCTAGTCCCTAGAGTTTCAATTTTCTATGCAACCCCCGCACCCCAGTCTCTCTTGATCCTGAGAAGTAAAAGGGATGCAGATTGATTCAAATTGAAATGagggtccccccaccccccttgtTGGCTCATCGTGCTGCTGACCCTTCACGCCAAAACGGGgagtacaagaaaaaaaaaaaaagaggcaggtGGGGGAGGCTCTTTCGTGCATGACTGGTCGCCTTCCGGCAGtcatctttttaattattattattatttttgtaagaaGAATATATTGATAATGTCAGTGAAATAAGCAGACATTGAAGCTGATGCACAGATTGCTCCAGAAAGGAgtttttctgtagatttttctttagatGCGAATaccttttttaattatgttaattaatGTTAAGAATTTTTAGGCTTATATTGAAGCTGTATGTGGGTCACTATATGATCATTTCTAACTGGATAAAGTCTGTACAGTACAGCATATTCCTGAGTGTATGATATAGACGTGTAGCCCCAGAGTGcgaaatttataaataaatttttcattgatctttttataaaaaaaaaaaggcgttTTCGTTTGTTCTTTCCCATGTGGTTATGGGCAAAGCTGTGTGGATCCTCCAGTGGGGGGTGGCTGGCCGGGCCCCCAGGTCCCTGTTTCGGTGTCTGAACCCACAGCTCTTCTGGGGTTAAACGCGTGCCCAGAGGATGATGGCCGGGGTGGATTTTGGGGGGGAACTGCTGGAGC
This genomic window contains:
- the NRARP gene encoding notch-regulated ankyrin repeat-containing protein; the protein is MSQSEVSPCAAPPPSQRVFQEAVRRGNTKELQSLLQNMTNCEFNVNSFGPEGQTALHQSVIDGNLELVKLLVKFGADIRLANRDGWSALHIAAFGGHQDIVLYLITKAKYSAGAR